A DNA window from Campylobacter lari contains the following coding sequences:
- a CDS encoding pseudouridine synthase family protein — protein sequence MQEKAYKLLAMQEKISNNAAKDLIDKGCVFAMGKKVVIARALMSSKTRFVVQKIKKAKILFEDDKIIVLNKPYGEISENLEGIYNAKLINRLDKETSGVLLLSKDEEFRLKCIQEYKKQNVYKSYLAIVDGVIAEELEICEKITTIKNKSGAFSKIDKFGLEAHTQVIPLMVNAKKTLIKAVIKTGRTHQIRVHLNHIKHGIIGDEKYAKNSSSRMYLHSYETHIFDYQFKALLDESFNAYGFEIKNLNF from the coding sequence ATGCAAGAAAAAGCTTATAAATTGCTTGCAATGCAAGAAAAAATTTCTAATAATGCAGCAAAGGATTTGATTGATAAAGGTTGTGTTTTTGCTATGGGAAAAAAGGTTGTTATAGCTAGAGCTTTGATGAGCTCAAAAACAAGATTTGTCGTGCAAAAAATAAAAAAAGCAAAAATACTTTTTGAAGATGATAAAATCATAGTTTTAAATAAGCCTTATGGGGAAATTAGCGAGAATTTAGAAGGTATTTATAATGCTAAATTAATTAATAGACTTGATAAAGAAACAAGCGGGGTTTTGCTTTTAAGCAAAGATGAGGAATTTAGACTAAAATGCATTCAAGAGTACAAAAAACAAAATGTTTATAAAAGCTATTTAGCTATTGTCGATGGAGTAATTGCTGAAGAACTTGAAATTTGTGAAAAAATAACTACTATAAAAAATAAATCCGGAGCTTTTAGTAAAATCGATAAATTTGGCTTAGAAGCTCATACTCAGGTTATACCTTTAATGGTAAATGCAAAAAAAACTTTAATAAAAGCAGTCATTAAAACAGGTAGAACACATCAAATCAGAGTGCATTTAAATCATATAAAACATGGTATTATTGGCGATGAAAAATATGCAAAAAATAGCTCTTCTAGAATGTATTTGCATTCTTATGAAACGCATATTTTTGATTATCAATTTAAAGCTTTACTTGATGAGAGTTTTAATGCTTATGGTTTTGAAATAAAAAATTTAAATTTTTAA
- the ffh gene encoding signal recognition particle protein, with protein sequence MFEIVSESFKSAVNKLRFVDDEKALKNALDTLKKALLKADVHHKATKELLALVENDVKTNGIGQKQFLDSIKKNLEEILSVKGKNQGFVFASKPPTVVLMCGLQGGGKTTTTVKIANYLKLRNKKVLIAACDLQRLAAVEQLRQLTQANELDLFFIENESNPLNVAKQALEKAKNSMYDVLLVDTAGRLAIDIALMNELKEVKAILNPDEVFYVADAMSGQDGVKTASSFNEALEITGVILSKFDADTKGGVALGIAKQIGVPLRFIGVGEKVADLEVFIPDRIVNRIMGEGDLATLAEKTAAIIDEKEAKKLNKKIKKGEFNFNDFLNQMESVKKLGSMKSIIGMIPGLSSMAANIKDIDLDNSKEIIHIKAMISSMTPKERENPDLLNNARKRRIAEGAGLSQMEVNRFLKQFSNAAKLAKKFSNKKGMENFMNMLQQAKRPQ encoded by the coding sequence GTGTTTGAAATAGTTAGTGAGTCATTTAAATCCGCGGTTAATAAACTTCGTTTTGTTGATGATGAAAAAGCTTTAAAAAATGCTCTTGACACTTTAAAAAAAGCCCTTTTAAAAGCAGATGTGCATCATAAAGCTACGAAAGAATTACTCGCTTTAGTAGAAAATGATGTAAAAACTAATGGCATAGGCCAAAAGCAATTTTTAGACTCAATTAAGAAAAATTTAGAAGAAATTCTTAGTGTTAAAGGTAAAAATCAAGGTTTTGTATTTGCTAGTAAGCCACCTACGGTTGTTTTGATGTGTGGTTTGCAAGGTGGTGGTAAAACTACTACTACGGTAAAAATTGCTAATTACTTAAAACTAAGAAATAAAAAAGTATTAATTGCTGCATGTGACTTGCAAAGATTAGCTGCAGTAGAGCAATTAAGACAACTCACTCAGGCTAATGAGCTCGATTTATTTTTCATAGAAAATGAAAGCAATCCTTTAAATGTAGCTAAACAAGCTTTGGAAAAAGCAAAAAATTCTATGTATGATGTTTTGCTTGTAGATACTGCCGGTCGTCTGGCAATTGATATAGCTTTGATGAATGAGCTTAAAGAAGTAAAAGCTATTTTAAATCCTGATGAAGTATTTTATGTAGCTGATGCTATGAGTGGTCAAGATGGAGTTAAAACAGCAAGTAGCTTTAATGAAGCTTTAGAAATCACTGGGGTTATTTTAAGTAAATTTGATGCAGATACTAAAGGTGGTGTTGCGCTAGGTATAGCTAAACAAATTGGTGTGCCTTTAAGATTTATTGGTGTTGGTGAGAAAGTAGCTGATTTAGAAGTATTTATCCCTGATAGGATTGTTAATCGTATCATGGGTGAGGGTGATTTGGCGACTTTGGCTGAAAAAACTGCCGCTATTATAGATGAAAAAGAAGCAAAAAAACTTAATAAAAAAATCAAAAAAGGTGAATTTAATTTCAATGACTTTTTAAATCAAATGGAAAGTGTTAAAAAACTTGGTAGTATGAAATCAATCATTGGTATGATACCTGGTTTATCATCTATGGCAGCAAATATTAAAGATATTGATTTGGATAATTCTAAAGAAATTATTCATATTAAAGCAATGATTTCATCAATGACGCCAAAAGAAAGAGAAAATCCTGATTTGTTAAACAACGCAAGAAAGCGTCGTATTGCAGAGGGTGCTGGTTTATCTCAAATGGAAGTAAATCGCTTTTTAAAACAATTTAGTAATGCGGCTAAGTTGGCAAAGAAATTTTCAAACAAAAAAGGAATGGAAAATTTTATGAATATGTTGCAGCAAGCTAAAAGACCGCAATAA
- the rpsP gene encoding 30S ribosomal protein S16 yields the protein MTVIRLTKMGRKKRPFYRIVVTDSRKRRDGSWIESIGYYNPMVEPEVVKFDAERLAYWKSVGAKLSDRVAAITSK from the coding sequence ATGACAGTAATCAGACTTACAAAAATGGGACGCAAAAAAAGACCATTTTATCGTATAGTTGTAACTGATAGTAGAAAAAGACGCGATGGTAGTTGGATAGAAAGCATTGGATATTATAATCCTATGGTTGAACCTGAAGTAGTAAAATTTGATGCTGAGCGTTTAGCTTATTGGAAGAGCGTAGGTGCTAAATTAAGCGATAGAGTAGCAGCTATTACAAGCAAATAA
- a CDS encoding KH domain-containing protein — protein sequence MVENFLREYAKLIVDFPEKVDIQKQNLENNFAEIIIYVDPTDTGKLIGKNGKLINAIKTVIMAYKVKDATSYRITVKAIEE from the coding sequence ATGGTTGAAAATTTTTTAAGAGAATACGCAAAATTAATTGTTGATTTTCCTGAAAAAGTTGATATACAAAAACAAAATTTAGAAAACAATTTTGCTGAAATTATCATTTATGTTGATCCAACTGATACTGGTAAGTTGATCGGAAAAAACGGGAAATTAATCAACGCAATAAAAACAGTTATTATGGCTTATAAAGTTAAAGATGCAACTTCATATCGTATAACGGTAAAAGCTATTGAAGAATGA
- the rimM gene encoding ribosome maturation factor RimM (Essential for efficient processing of 16S rRNA) encodes MKNDLVQVAKLGKSVGLKGYVKLHNLSDFYEQFKAGAKFFDGNQKIYTIKAFDKTRSLVLFEDFENLESAKKLTNITLFQSIKTTKETCKLKKDEYFYFDIIGCEIFENEQKLGIVEDILENGAGFLFCIKCDEKLQTKVKNFYIPYVDKYIQKVDIENKKIFTQSALDILENS; translated from the coding sequence TTGAAGAATGATTTGGTCCAAGTTGCTAAACTTGGGAAAAGTGTTGGTTTGAAAGGTTATGTAAAATTACATAATTTAAGTGATTTTTATGAGCAGTTTAAAGCAGGTGCTAAATTTTTTGATGGTAATCAAAAAATTTACACCATAAAAGCTTTCGATAAAACAAGATCTTTGGTTTTATTTGAAGATTTTGAGAATTTAGAATCTGCAAAAAAACTAACTAATATTACACTATTTCAAAGCATAAAAACTACAAAAGAAACTTGTAAGTTAAAAAAAGATGAGTATTTTTATTTTGATATTATAGGCTGTGAAATTTTTGAAAATGAACAAAAATTAGGTATAGTTGAAGATATTTTAGAAAATGGAGCTGGATTTTTATTCTGTATAAAATGCGATGAAAAACTACAGACAAAGGTTAAAAACTTTTATATTCCTTATGTTGATAAATATATTCAAAAAGTTGATATAGAAAATAAAAAAATATTCACACAATCTGCTTTAGATATTTTAGAAAATTCATGA
- the trmD gene encoding tRNA (guanosine(37)-N1)-methyltransferase TrmD: protein MKYTFVSLFPELIEPYFKTSILARAKEKGILEFDFVNPRNFTTNKHLKVDDYKIGGGAGLLLQAQPLYDCLTHIKSQDKNTHFIFLLPCAKTFKQIDAKRLSVKEHICFVCSRYEGLDERIVEEFANEVFSIGDFILTGGELASLVMCDAISRNIQDVLGNSESLSEESFENDLLEAPSFSKPFVFEKENKKFYVPSEFLKGNHAKITALKTTLASCKTKYFRPDLYQKHERKF, encoded by the coding sequence ATGAAATATACTTTTGTAAGTTTATTCCCAGAGCTTATTGAGCCTTATTTTAAAACTTCTATTTTGGCAAGGGCAAAAGAAAAAGGAATTTTAGAATTTGATTTTGTTAATCCTAGAAATTTTACTACAAATAAACATCTAAAAGTAGATGATTATAAAATAGGCGGTGGTGCGGGACTTTTATTACAAGCTCAGCCTTTATATGATTGTTTAACGCATATTAAAAGCCAAGATAAAAATACGCATTTTATTTTTCTTTTGCCATGTGCTAAAACTTTTAAGCAAATAGATGCTAAAAGATTAAGCGTCAAAGAGCATATTTGTTTTGTATGTAGTAGATATGAGGGTTTAGATGAGCGTATTGTGGAAGAATTTGCTAATGAAGTGTTTTCTATAGGAGATTTTATACTTACAGGTGGAGAGTTAGCATCTTTGGTGATGTGTGATGCTATTAGTAGAAATATTCAAGATGTTCTTGGAAATAGTGAAAGTTTAAGTGAAGAAAGTTTTGAAAATGATTTATTAGAAGCACCATCATTTTCTAAGCCATTTGTTTTTGAAAAGGAAAATAAAAAATTTTATGTTCCTTCAGAGTTTTTAAAGGGAAATCACGCTAAAATTACAGCTTTAAAAACTACTTTGGCGTCTTGCAAAACGAAATATTTTCGTCCTGATTTGTATCAAAAGCATGAACGCAAATTTTAA
- the rplS gene encoding 50S ribosomal protein L19 yields MKNKYIEQFEQKQIEGKNVPEFRAGDTLRLAIRIKEGDKTRIQNFEGICIARRGNGVDETFIVRKIGANNVGVERIFPIYSESLESITVLRRGRVRRARLFYLRDRRGKAARIKELKK; encoded by the coding sequence ATGAAAAATAAATACATTGAGCAATTTGAGCAAAAACAAATTGAAGGTAAAAATGTTCCAGAATTTCGTGCTGGAGATACTTTAAGACTTGCTATTCGCATTAAAGAAGGCGATAAAACAAGAATTCAAAATTTTGAAGGTATTTGTATAGCGCGTAGAGGAAATGGTGTAGATGAAACTTTTATTGTGCGTAAAATAGGCGCTAACAATGTAGGTGTTGAAAGAATTTTCCCTATTTATAGTGAAAGTTTAGAAAGTATTACAGTATTAAGAAGAGGTCGTGTACGCCGTGCTAGATTATTCTATTTAAGAGATAGAAGGGGTAAGGCAGCTCGTATTAAAGAACTTAAAAAATAA
- a CDS encoding cupin domain-containing protein, protein MKFRTQMHEVISWEQEIENGINISKKIENAYAKEICINMSKDSFMKDHKAPFDITIQVLKGSIDFGVLNQQILLKSLDSISLKANEIHNLLALEDSIVRLTLYKQDSLERVESVLKS, encoded by the coding sequence ATGAAATTTAGAACTCAAATGCATGAAGTAATTTCTTGGGAACAAGAAATTGAAAATGGCATAAATATATCTAAAAAAATAGAAAATGCTTATGCTAAGGAAATATGCATAAATATGTCAAAGGATAGCTTTATGAAAGATCATAAAGCACCTTTTGATATTACTATACAAGTATTAAAAGGCTCTATTGATTTTGGAGTTTTAAATCAGCAAATTCTACTTAAATCTTTAGATAGCATTAGTTTGAAAGCTAATGAAATTCATAATCTTTTAGCACTAGAAGATTCTATAGTGCGTTTAACTCTATATAAACAAGATAGCCTTGAACGCGTTGAGAGCGTTTTGAAATCTTAA
- a CDS encoding class II 3-deoxy-7-phosphoheptulonate synthase, translating to MKWTKDSWKNYKIQQQPQYPDENELQDVVKKLEKLPPLVFAGEVDKLKKSLANVVNSQAFLLQGGDCAESFVNFGADNIRDMFKVMLQMAIVLTFAGSCPIVKVGRVAGQFAKPRSSDFEEVDGVTLPSYRGDIINGFEFNEKSRIADPKRMLEAYYQSATTLNLLRAFSRGGLADLRVVHKWNLGFLKKAELGKKYNELSEKITQALAFMQACGITDTPNLSQTAFYTSHEALLLPYEEALTRVDSLSGEIYDCSAHMLWIGERTRKADEAHVHFLSGVKNPLGVKLSANYDLDEIKKLVSILNPHNEAGRLNFIIRMGCDKIENALPKLFKELKQEGFNILYSIDPMHANTVKSGNFKTREFDKIIQEVRAFFEIAISEGVYPGGVHLEMTGQNVTECVGGSLNITQEELSKRYETQCDPRLNADQALELAFIIADLVKKARKC from the coding sequence ATGAAATGGACTAAAGATTCTTGGAAAAATTATAAAATTCAGCAACAGCCGCAATATCCTGATGAAAATGAACTACAAGATGTTGTTAAAAAATTAGAAAAATTACCACCACTTGTTTTTGCAGGTGAGGTAGATAAGTTAAAAAAATCTCTTGCTAATGTTGTAAATTCTCAAGCATTTTTACTCCAAGGAGGAGATTGCGCAGAGAGTTTTGTAAATTTTGGTGCTGATAATATAAGAGATATGTTTAAAGTTATGCTTCAAATGGCCATAGTGCTTACTTTTGCAGGATCTTGTCCTATCGTTAAAGTAGGGCGTGTTGCAGGACAATTTGCAAAGCCAAGAAGTAGTGATTTTGAAGAAGTAGATGGAGTAACACTTCCAAGTTATCGTGGGGATATTATTAATGGTTTTGAATTTAATGAAAAATCAAGAATAGCCGATCCTAAAAGAATGCTAGAAGCGTATTATCAAAGTGCTACAACTTTAAATTTATTAAGAGCTTTTTCAAGAGGTGGTTTAGCGGATTTAAGAGTAGTGCATAAGTGGAATTTGGGTTTTTTAAAAAAAGCAGAGCTTGGGAAAAAATATAATGAACTTAGTGAAAAAATCACTCAAGCTTTAGCTTTTATGCAAGCTTGTGGTATCACTGATACCCCAAATCTTTCCCAAACAGCCTTTTATACTTCCCATGAAGCCTTGCTTTTGCCTTATGAAGAAGCTTTAACTAGAGTAGATAGTTTAAGCGGGGAAATTTATGATTGTTCAGCACATATGCTTTGGATAGGTGAGCGTACTAGAAAAGCAGATGAAGCACATGTGCATTTTTTAAGTGGAGTAAAAAATCCACTCGGTGTTAAGCTTAGTGCTAATTATGATTTAGATGAAATAAAAAAGCTAGTAAGTATTTTAAATCCACATAATGAAGCAGGAAGATTAAATTTCATCATCCGTATGGGATGTGATAAGATAGAAAATGCCTTGCCAAAATTATTTAAAGAGTTAAAACAAGAAGGGTTTAATATACTTTATAGCATAGATCCTATGCATGCAAATACGGTTAAATCAGGTAATTTTAAAACAAGAGAATTTGATAAAATTATTCAAGAAGTGCGTGCGTTTTTTGAGATAGCTATAAGTGAAGGAGTGTATCCTGGTGGGGTACATTTGGAAATGACAGGGCAAAATGTAACAGAATGTGTAGGAGGCTCTTTAAATATCACTCAAGAAGAACTTTCTAAACGCTATGAAACACAATGTGATCCAAGATTAAATGCTGACCAAGCTTTAGAATTAGCATTTATCATAGCAGACTTAGTTAAAAAGGCAAGAAAATGTTAA
- a CDS encoding Spx/MgsR family RNA polymerase-binding regulatory protein: MLKFYGIKNCNSVKKAMDYLNSKQIEFEFLDIKKLDEETLNFWFSKRSVLELVNTAGMSARKLGLNKEKLQNLNQDEIKVMILQNPTLIKRPLIVKDDEVFIAKEYESF; the protein is encoded by the coding sequence ATGTTAAAATTTTATGGTATTAAAAATTGTAATAGTGTTAAAAAGGCCATGGATTATTTAAATTCTAAGCAAATTGAATTTGAATTTTTAGATATTAAAAAGCTAGATGAAGAAACTTTAAATTTTTGGTTTAGCAAAAGGAGTGTTTTAGAGCTTGTAAATACAGCGGGTATGAGTGCTAGAAAATTAGGGTTAAATAAAGAAAAACTTCAAAATTTAAACCAAGATGAAATTAAAGTGATGATTTTGCAAAATCCAACGCTTATAAAACGCCCATTAATTGTAAAAGATGATGAAGTTTTTATAGCTAAAGAATATGAGAGTTTTTAA
- a CDS encoding autotransporter domain-containing protein, translating to MKLSYYTSKVLMGVSISALLSGAALAQEITINGYDGSMKKHFETNDGRNFNLKTDYTNGDLTIDLFHADLANDIVNDEYKDLSRVNINLNSNNLSFKNTSEGASYVTNYTINAKKTEAIDVIFQSTNGKSIVNGDFSIKGSSSPTEGVLDDIKSSAILIGDGHGLRGSLEVNGNFTADQSTLFTIGGNKSQNHIQVNGKANITNSNFSIGTTSFGDLALNNYVFMSASEGFNEDITSSNKASANISKNFESIVGMSNKDLGLDYEVVRAMDVKDFVEYELSTKDNKLLISGGANENVNNNKMILESDKKYLELVKTDLEDAKDDEGANKEKFDEAIAKINEQIKQIQDMISNAGSGEISNDDYIKNDSSVSASNKDFVSKILDGLKIGGDLNAIGSIKFDKVGEQVANDIKDSAKSISNVNQASSGINSTINVSNDVSIGSRVAMLNNPYGNYATKLSQIRFATNDYRGNYVDNYNNSIWGNVIGGANIIDGDSGALYGATIGMDRKVNDDVIIGAYFTYANAEIKDNLLTQKSDNFQFGAYSNIHISPKVEVNVKAYAQISPTDQDIVNRGFNTTNSADFNRKFLGLSANMGYIFDFSNNTLFIKPFAGANYYYAYTPSYKENGIAGKDVNSASNNSISLELGAEFRKYMSETSYLFITPKIEQYVMNNGDDYVASLNGVALPSVKSDDKKKTYGQIIIGGNVDINEQFSLNAGIGAKQILVGKTDGKNETYVSGQVGFKYKF from the coding sequence ATGAAACTTTCTTATTACACAAGTAAAGTTTTAATGGGAGTTAGCATTAGTGCTTTATTAAGCGGTGCTGCTTTAGCTCAAGAAATTACTATTAACGGCTATGATGGCAGCATGAAGAAACATTTTGAAACAAACGATGGACGAAATTTTAATTTAAAAACAGACTATACCAATGGTGATTTAACAATAGATCTTTTTCACGCAGACCTAGCTAATGATATAGTTAATGATGAATATAAAGATCTCTCAAGAGTAAATATTAACTTAAATTCTAATAATCTTAGTTTTAAAAATACTTCCGAAGGTGCTAGTTATGTAACAAACTATACCATCAATGCTAAAAAAACTGAAGCTATAGATGTAATATTTCAAAGCACAAATGGAAAATCGATCGTTAATGGAGATTTTAGTATAAAAGGTTCATCTAGTCCTACAGAAGGTGTTTTAGATGATATAAAATCTTCAGCTATTTTAATCGGCGATGGACATGGCCTACGAGGCTCTCTTGAAGTAAATGGAAATTTTACAGCAGATCAATCTACTCTATTTACTATAGGTGGTAATAAAAGTCAAAATCATATACAAGTAAATGGTAAAGCAAATATCACAAATTCAAACTTTTCCATAGGAACAACAAGTTTTGGTGATTTAGCTTTAAATAATTATGTTTTTATGAGTGCAAGTGAAGGATTTAATGAAGATATAACAAGCTCAAACAAAGCTAGTGCAAACATAAGTAAAAATTTTGAAAGCATTGTTGGTATGAGCAACAAAGACTTAGGACTTGATTATGAAGTTGTAAGAGCTATGGATGTAAAAGATTTTGTTGAATATGAACTTTCTACAAAAGATAATAAGCTTTTAATTAGTGGTGGTGCAAATGAAAATGTAAATAACAATAAGATGATTCTAGAAAGCGATAAAAAATATCTAGAATTAGTTAAAACTGATTTAGAAGATGCCAAAGATGATGAAGGTGCTAATAAAGAAAAATTTGATGAAGCTATTGCAAAAATTAATGAGCAAATAAAACAAATTCAAGATATGATTAGCAATGCTGGAAGTGGAGAAATCTCTAATGATGATTATATTAAAAACGATTCTAGTGTTTCAGCTTCTAACAAAGACTTTGTTTCTAAAATTTTAGATGGACTTAAAATTGGTGGAGATTTAAATGCAATAGGTAGTATTAAATTTGATAAAGTCGGGGAACAAGTAGCAAATGATATAAAAGATTCAGCTAAATCTATCTCAAATGTAAATCAAGCCTCATCAGGTATAAACTCGACTATCAATGTATCAAATGATGTATCCATAGGTTCTCGTGTAGCTATGTTAAATAATCCTTATGGAAATTACGCTACAAAATTATCTCAAATAAGATTTGCTACTAATGATTATAGAGGAAATTATGTTGATAATTATAATAACAGCATTTGGGGTAATGTAATAGGCGGTGCAAACATCATAGATGGAGATAGTGGTGCTTTATATGGAGCCACTATAGGTATGGATAGAAAAGTCAATGATGATGTTATTATTGGTGCTTATTTTACTTATGCAAACGCTGAAATAAAAGATAATCTTTTAACCCAAAAATCAGATAATTTCCAATTTGGTGCTTATTCTAATATCCATATAAGTCCAAAGGTAGAAGTTAATGTTAAGGCTTATGCTCAAATTTCTCCAACAGATCAAGATATTGTAAATAGAGGATTTAACACTACAAATAGTGCTGACTTTAATAGAAAATTCCTTGGTTTGAGTGCTAACATGGGATATATTTTTGATTTTAGTAATAATACCTTATTTATCAAACCTTTTGCCGGAGCAAACTACTACTATGCATATACCCCAAGCTATAAAGAAAATGGAATTGCAGGAAAAGATGTCAATAGCGCTAGTAATAATTCTATTTCTTTAGAACTTGGTGCTGAATTTAGAAAATATATGAGCGAAACATCGTATTTATTTATCACTCCAAAAATAGAACAATATGTAATGAATAATGGAGATGATTATGTAGCGAGTTTAAATGGAGTAGCGCTACCTAGCGTAAAAAGTGATGATAAGAAAAAAACTTATGGACAAATCATCATAGGTGGAAATGTAGATATTAACGAGCAATTTAGCCTAAATGCAGGTATTGGAGCTAAACAAATACTAGTTGGTAAAACAGATGGTAAAAATGAAACTTATGTAAGTGGTCAAGTAGGTTTTAAATACAAATTCTAA
- a CDS encoding anthranilate synthase component II — protein MKVLIIDNYDSFTYTIAFYLKELNITYKIIKNDKFKNPKKLKKYDFTHLLISPGPNSPKESKLSLKAIKYFKKDKKILGICLGHQCIAHVFGGKISKLPKPTHGKVKTIKFKPNPLFKNLKQNFKICLYHSLYVNHIGKKCEILAHSEDNIIMALKHKKYDIYGVQFHPEAILSQNGKKLLKNFLTLQ, from the coding sequence GTGAAAGTTTTGATTATAGATAATTATGATTCTTTTACCTACACCATAGCCTTTTATTTAAAAGAATTAAACATTACTTATAAAATTATTAAAAACGATAAATTCAAAAATCCAAAAAAGCTTAAAAAATATGATTTTACCCATCTTCTAATCTCCCCTGGACCAAATTCTCCAAAAGAATCAAAGTTAAGTTTAAAAGCTATAAAATATTTTAAAAAAGATAAAAAAATTCTTGGAATTTGTCTAGGACACCAATGTATAGCACATGTTTTTGGTGGTAAAATTTCTAAACTTCCAAAACCAACTCATGGTAAGGTAAAAACTATAAAATTTAAACCAAACCCACTTTTTAAAAATCTTAAACAAAATTTTAAAATTTGTTTATATCACTCTCTTTATGTTAATCATATAGGTAAAAAATGTGAAATTTTAGCCCATAGTGAAGATAATATCATCATGGCTTTAAAACATAAAAAATACGATATTTATGGAGTTCAATTCCACCCTGAAGCCATACTAAGTCAAAATGGCAAAAAGCTACTTAAAAACTTTCTTACTTTGCAATAA